In a genomic window of Phycodurus eques isolate BA_2022a chromosome 2, UOR_Pequ_1.1, whole genome shotgun sequence:
- the tpcn2 gene encoding two pore channel protein 2 isoform X6, with amino-acid sequence MESNSLLAESADALHRDYGCRSARRRDPTGRTYAVTCASGSVSGKADEELYIQRAVVLIEDAIQYRSINHRVDASSLRLYRWYYSRICQWGLGLTIAVVLFLAFVERPSSLSVTSDPRYRSPAWEPPCGFTESFEIVCLFIFTLDLAVKSYLIGWDEFRKNKWLISYTIVISISIIDWVLSISMVCDEKLRVRRLIRPFFLLQNSSLMKKTLKCIKRTLPEIASVILLLALHLCLFTMIGMLLFPKTEDPLKNEEWKVYFRNLPTSLTSLLVLLTTANNPDVMIPAYSQNRAYAIFFVPFSVIGTYCLMNLMTAIIYNQFRGYLLMSVQTSIIRRRLGIRAAFQVLSCHEVENATGERVPVDAMLQVMSRIQMQRYYREAITSEMRQYETEGFMNKEQFTQIFDELDKDRIKEHPSVPQYNSVVLQKLQVISSHYYFTIFGNVVALANVVCICTVLVLNSEKSTAERDNHYMEIINLCFIIYYLFEMCVKIFALSWKGYLSYRNNIFDGFLTILLLVLQIPIYVIYRLPYVHVNPSSKEIFSLWEMVRFVNMLIVFRFLRIIPDIKLMALVASTLLDLVKNLRAFAGILVVVYYVFAVFGIWLFEGAIKPPAHMRECSL; translated from the exons ATGGAATCAAACAGTCTGCTGGCAGAAAGTGCCGACGCACTCCACAGAGATTACGGATGCAGGTCGGCGAGACGACGTGACCCGACCGGGCGAACGTACGCGGTCACATGTGCTTCGGGCAGTGTCAGTGGAAAAGCAG ATGAGGAGCTCTACATCCAACGAGCTGTTGTTCTCATTGAAGATGCTATTCAG TATCGGTCTATTAACCACCGGGTGGATGCAAGCTCACTTCGTCTGTATCGTTGGTACTACTCAAGGATATGCCAGTG GGGCTTAGGCCTGACGATTGCGGTGGTGCTGTTTCTGGCATTTGTGGAGCGCCCTTCTTCCCTTTCTGTCACCTCTGACCCTCGATATCGCTCTCCAGCCTGGGAGCCTCCTTGCGGCTTCACTGAGAGCTTTGAGATCGTCTGTCTTTTCATCTTTACGCTTGATCTTGCTGTTAAG AGCTACTTGATTGGCTGGGATGAATTCAGGAAGAACAAATGGCTGATTAGCTATACCATTGTAATTTCCATCTCCATAATTGATTGGGTCTTGTCCATCAGCATGGTCTGTGATGAG AAACTGAGAGTTCGACGACTTATTCGACCATTCTTCCTCTTGCAAAACTCATCCCTGATGAAAAAGACACTGAAGTGCATCAAGAGAACGCTGCCAGAGATTGCCAG TGTCATTTTGCTGCTGGCGCTACACCTCTGTCTGTTTACTATGATTGGCATGTTGTTGTTCCCTAAAACTGAG GATCCACTTAAGAATGAAGAGTGGAAAGTGTATTTTCGAAACCTGCCTACTTCACTTACTTCCCTGCTGGTGCTGCTCACAACAGCAAACAATCCAGATG TGATGATCCCTGCCTACTCTCAAAACAGAGCTTATGCTATTTTCTTTGTGCCCTTCAGTGTAATTG GAACTTATTGCCTGATGAACTTAATGACAGCCATTATctacaaccagttcaggggctATTTGCTA ATGTCAGTCCAAACATCCATAATCAGAAGGCGTCTGGGAATCCGAGCAGCCTTTCAAGTCCTTAGTTGTCATGAAGTTGAGAATGCTACTGG gGAGCGTGTGCCAGTTGATGCTATGCTGCAAGTGATGTCCAGGATCCAGATGCAACGCTACTACAGAGAGGCCATCACTTCG GAGATGCGTCAGTATGAAACTGAAGGCTTTATGAATAAAGAACAGTTCACACAGATATTTGATGAACTGGATAAAGACCGCATAAAAGAG CACCCTTCCGTACCACAGTATAACTCTGTAGTATTGCAGAAGCTGCAGGTGATCTCCAGCCACTactattttacaatatttggcAATGTCGTGGCATTGGCCAATGTGGTGTGCATATGT ACTGTGCTGGTATTGAATTCTGAGAAGTCCACAGCAGAGCGAGATAACCATTATATGGAG ATCATCAACCTGTGTTTTATCATCTACTACCTGTTTGAAATGTGTGTGAAGATATTTGCCTTGAGCTGGAAAGGGTACCTTTCCTACAGGAACAACATCTTTGATGGATTCCTCACCATCCTGCTACTG gTCCTGCAGATACCTATTTATGTCATCTACCGCCTTCCGTATGTGCATGT GAACCCATCCTCTAAGGAAATATTTTCTCTGTGGGAGATGGTCCGTTTTGTTAACATGCTGATTGTCTTCCGCTTTCTGCGCATCATACCAGATATCAAG
- the tpcn2 gene encoding two pore channel protein 2 isoform X5 → MESNSLLAESADALHRDYGCRSARRRDPTGRTYAVTCASGSVSGKADEELYIQRAVVLIEDAIQYRSINHRVDASSLRLYRWYYSRICQWGLGLTIAVVLFLAFVERPSSLSVTSDPRYRSPAWEPPCGFTESFEIVCLFIFTLDLAVKSYLIGWDEFRKNKWLISYTIVISISIIDWVLSISMVCDEKLRVRRLIRPFFLLQNSSLMKKTLKCIKRTLPEIASVILLLALHLCLFTMIGMLLFPKTEDPLKNEEWKVYFRNLPTSLTSLLVLLTTANNPDVMIPAYSQNRAYAIFFVPFSVIGTYCLMNLMTAIIYNQFRGYLLMSVQTSIIRRRLGIRAAFQVLSCHEVENATGERVPVDAMLQVMSRIQMQRYYREAITSEMRQYETEGFMNKEQFTQIFDELDKDRIKEHPSVPQYNSVVLQKLQVISSHYYFTIFGNVVALANVVCICTVLVLNSEKSTAERDNHYMEIINLCFIIYYLFEMCVKIFALSWKGYLSYRNNIFDGFLTILLLVLQIPIYVIYRLPYVHVNPSSKEIFSLWEMVRFVNMLIVFRFLRIIPDIKNFTYKWDRSHSCSVTDVERIRYETSVQLIFKEQVKEPTEEELLCQLQQHPHLHLHWGHT, encoded by the exons ATGGAATCAAACAGTCTGCTGGCAGAAAGTGCCGACGCACTCCACAGAGATTACGGATGCAGGTCGGCGAGACGACGTGACCCGACCGGGCGAACGTACGCGGTCACATGTGCTTCGGGCAGTGTCAGTGGAAAAGCAG ATGAGGAGCTCTACATCCAACGAGCTGTTGTTCTCATTGAAGATGCTATTCAG TATCGGTCTATTAACCACCGGGTGGATGCAAGCTCACTTCGTCTGTATCGTTGGTACTACTCAAGGATATGCCAGTG GGGCTTAGGCCTGACGATTGCGGTGGTGCTGTTTCTGGCATTTGTGGAGCGCCCTTCTTCCCTTTCTGTCACCTCTGACCCTCGATATCGCTCTCCAGCCTGGGAGCCTCCTTGCGGCTTCACTGAGAGCTTTGAGATCGTCTGTCTTTTCATCTTTACGCTTGATCTTGCTGTTAAG AGCTACTTGATTGGCTGGGATGAATTCAGGAAGAACAAATGGCTGATTAGCTATACCATTGTAATTTCCATCTCCATAATTGATTGGGTCTTGTCCATCAGCATGGTCTGTGATGAG AAACTGAGAGTTCGACGACTTATTCGACCATTCTTCCTCTTGCAAAACTCATCCCTGATGAAAAAGACACTGAAGTGCATCAAGAGAACGCTGCCAGAGATTGCCAG TGTCATTTTGCTGCTGGCGCTACACCTCTGTCTGTTTACTATGATTGGCATGTTGTTGTTCCCTAAAACTGAG GATCCACTTAAGAATGAAGAGTGGAAAGTGTATTTTCGAAACCTGCCTACTTCACTTACTTCCCTGCTGGTGCTGCTCACAACAGCAAACAATCCAGATG TGATGATCCCTGCCTACTCTCAAAACAGAGCTTATGCTATTTTCTTTGTGCCCTTCAGTGTAATTG GAACTTATTGCCTGATGAACTTAATGACAGCCATTATctacaaccagttcaggggctATTTGCTA ATGTCAGTCCAAACATCCATAATCAGAAGGCGTCTGGGAATCCGAGCAGCCTTTCAAGTCCTTAGTTGTCATGAAGTTGAGAATGCTACTGG gGAGCGTGTGCCAGTTGATGCTATGCTGCAAGTGATGTCCAGGATCCAGATGCAACGCTACTACAGAGAGGCCATCACTTCG GAGATGCGTCAGTATGAAACTGAAGGCTTTATGAATAAAGAACAGTTCACACAGATATTTGATGAACTGGATAAAGACCGCATAAAAGAG CACCCTTCCGTACCACAGTATAACTCTGTAGTATTGCAGAAGCTGCAGGTGATCTCCAGCCACTactattttacaatatttggcAATGTCGTGGCATTGGCCAATGTGGTGTGCATATGT ACTGTGCTGGTATTGAATTCTGAGAAGTCCACAGCAGAGCGAGATAACCATTATATGGAG ATCATCAACCTGTGTTTTATCATCTACTACCTGTTTGAAATGTGTGTGAAGATATTTGCCTTGAGCTGGAAAGGGTACCTTTCCTACAGGAACAACATCTTTGATGGATTCCTCACCATCCTGCTACTG gTCCTGCAGATACCTATTTATGTCATCTACCGCCTTCCGTATGTGCATGT GAACCCATCCTCTAAGGAAATATTTTCTCTGTGGGAGATGGTCCGTTTTGTTAACATGCTGATTGTCTTCCGCTTTCTGCGCATCATACCAGATATCAAG